The region ACCTTCATAGATGATAAGGGATGGAATATCCTATTCAGAAGATACAACGGAAGAGGGTGGAAAAACATCGAACGGTTGAAGGAATGCCCGAAAATGGAAATTGAGGGCGAGACCTTCTATCTCTGGTACGACTGTGTTCCCGATTTCGTCTTTCCGTAAAGGGGGTAATGCTCGATGACTGAGATTACGGTGAAACAGCTTATCGAGGCGGGGATGCATTTCGGACATCAGACTGACCGCTGGAATCCCAAGATGGAGAGGTATATCCTCACCGAGCGGAACGGGATTCACACCATTGACTCCGATCACATCCCGACTTTGACCGAAGCCTATAGCTGATGTATAATCGGTCTGAATATCCGCTTGGAGGTATCTCGATGAAGGACATCTCAAAGTGGCTCGTAGCGATCACCTGGATTTTGATGATAGGAGGTATGGCGATGTCTGAGACCAAGCTGGGGGTTGAGGGAACGCGGTTCACCATCAACGGGGAACCGACCTTCCTCCTCGGAATCAGCTTCTACGGAGCTCTGGGAGCGTCGAAGGAGTTCATACTGAAGGACCTGGACGATATGCAAAGGTATGGGTTCAACTGGATTCGAGTCTGGGCAACCTGGTCGGCCTTCGGAAACGACGTCTCGGCCGTCGATCCCAATGGAAATCCCCGCGAGCCGTATCTCGGTAAGCTGCGATGGCTGATCGAGGAGTGCGATCGGCGAGGGATGGTGGTTGACGTCACCCTCTCACGGGGAAACGGGATCACCGGGCCGCCGCGCCTTCAAAACCTGGAATCCCTCAGCCGTGCCGTCCGGACGCTTCTGGAGGAGCTCAAACCCTATCGGAACTGGTATCTGGATATGGCGAACGAGAGAAACATCAGGGACAAGCGATATGTTCCGTTCGAGGAGCTGGTGGAACTGAGGAAACTGGCGAAAAAGCTCGACCCCGATCGACTGATAACCGCCTCACATGCCGGGGATATAGGTGAGGATGATCTGT is a window of Candidatus Poribacteria bacterium DNA encoding:
- a CDS encoding 30S ribosomal protein S2 — translated: MTEITVKQLIEAGMHFGHQTDRWNPKMERYILTERNGIHTIDSDHIPTLTEAYS